The following proteins come from a genomic window of Panicum hallii strain FIL2 chromosome 8, PHallii_v3.1, whole genome shotgun sequence:
- the LOC112903128 gene encoding berberine bridge enzyme-like 4 yields the protein MADSEKMALALAILCFLCGNAFLPSSASSDSFLQCLSAMMPSQLVYQQSSSGFTSVLESSVQNPKFLTNTTVGPLCIVTASDVSHVQAAVRCGGWHGVRLRVRSGGHDYEGLSYRSVRPEVFAVLDLARLRGVRVVPGEGSAWVDAGATLGELYYTVGTTNPGFLFPGGACATVGVSGFISGGGIGLMMRKYGVGGDNVLDARIVNANGDVLDRAAMGEDLFWAIRGGGGESFGVVVAWRLKLSRVPPTVTVVNNLRTMEQGVADLLAKWETTILTPSLPDLTIRVVLQERHAFFQTFYLGRCSDLLRTVRGVFPELGMTAADCNEMSWLRAMAFIYFGNTNTPVEGLLNRTNSLGTYFKSKSDYVRRAVGRAGWESLFQQQLSRNGNMLMILEPHGGAVGGGNTNATSPYPHRRGVLFNIQYGSMWWGEANGTAAATALEWLDGLYGFLGQYATSNPREAFANYRDLDLGQNVVGRDGVSSYSSGRVWAERYFMGNYRRLAAVKALVDPSDYFRNEQSIPPLPKT from the coding sequence ATGGCAGATTCCGAAAAAATGGCACTAGCTTTGGCCATATTGTGTTTTTTGTGCGGCAACGCCTTCCTCCCTTCATCAGCCTCCTCCGATTCCTTCCTCCAATGCCTCTCGGCGATGATGCCGAGCCAGCTGGTGTACCAGCAGAGCTCGAGCGGCTTCACGTCTGTGCTGGAGTCCTCCGTCCAGAACCCCAAGTTCCTGACCAACACCACGGTGGGGCCGCTGTGCATCGTCACGGCGTCCGACGTCTCCCACGTCCAGGCCGCCGTGCGCTGCGGCGGCTGGCACGGCGTGCGCCTCCGCGTGCGCAGCGGCGGGCACGACTACGAGGGCCTGTCCTATCGCTCCGTCCGGCCGGAGGTGTTCGCGGTGCTCGACCTCGCCAGGCTCCGCGGCGTGCGCGTCGTCCCCGGGGAGGGCAGCGCGTGGGTGGACGCCGGCGCGACGCTGGGCGAGCTCTACTACACCGTCGGCACGACCAACCCGGGGTTCCTGTTCCCCGGCGGTGCGTGCGCCACGGTTGGCGTCAGCGGCTTCatcagcggcggcggcatcggCCTGATGATGCGCAAGTACGGCGTCGGGGGCGACAACGTCCTCGACGCTAGGATCGTGAACGCCAACGGTGACGTCCTCGACCGGGCCGCCATGGGGGAGGACCTCTTCTGGGCcatccgcggcggcggcggcgagagctTCGGCGTCGTCGTGGCGTGGCGGCTGAAGCTCTCCAGGGTCCCGCCGACAGTGACGGTGGTCAACAACCTCCGGACCATGGAGCAGGGCGTCGCCGACCTCCTCGCCAAGTGGGAGACGACCATCCTCACCCCCTCCCTACCGGACCTCACCATCCGGGTCGTCTTGCAGGAGAGGCACGCCTTCTTCCAGACTTTCTACCTCGGCCGGTGCTCGGACCTCCTCCGCACGGTGCGCGGCGTCTTCCCGGAGCTCGGCATGACGGCGGCCGACTGCAACGAGATGAGCTGGCTGCGCGCCATGGCGTTCATCTACTTCGGCAACACCAACACCCCCGTCGAGGGGCTCCTCAACCGGaccaactccctgggcacctaCTTCAAGAGCAAGTCCGACTacgtgcgccgcgccgtcggCCGGGCCGGGTGGGAGAGCCTGTTCCAGCAGCAGCTCTCCAGGAACGGCAACATGCTCATGATCCTGGAACCGCATGGCGGCGCGGTCGGCGGCGGCAACACGAACGCGACCTCACCGTACCCGCACCGCCGGGGCGTGCTGTTCAACATCCAGTACGGGTCCATGTGGTGGGGCGAGGCCAACGGcaccgcggcggcgacggcgctcgAGTGGCTCGACGGCCTCTACGGGTTCCTGGGGCAGTACGCGACCAGCAACCCCAGGGAGGCCTTCGCCAACTACCGCGACCTGGACCTCGGCCAGAACGTCGTCGGCCGCGACGGCGTGTCGTCGTACTCGAGCGGGAGGGTGTGGGCGGAGAGGTACTTCATGGGAAACTaccggcggctggcggcggtgAAGGCGCTGGTGGATCCCAGTGACTACTTCAGGAACGAGCAGAGCATCCCACCACTCCCAAAGACTTGA